The following are encoded together in the Triticum dicoccoides isolate Atlit2015 ecotype Zavitan chromosome 6B, WEW_v2.0, whole genome shotgun sequence genome:
- the LOC119324371 gene encoding uncharacterized protein LOC119324371, with product MAKPHAGFNTPRPSSLRSGAAAAARTTAGSLSSDTTPLAPTSIPRANLSSSGAKAGVTSAVRSSAGSSSSTDLSGPFTCSSVGSSSSSDLSAPTTRDIASIAKEVGKRLDYEDDSPFPTAASLQQPMLAPEGLADLAPLLELPDPDNASSTTVVSASDADVKHAMTASADSTVTQVAALADADGPLLTEMEVVLAEVSGARGLSPRSKRLLLALVEVADAELNANPTAAVLHIRRAAFWRKVRVGILAATVFSVAAIDAALAFALYGARRGNGRYHHVLPPT from the exons ATGGCCAAGCCTCACGCCGGCTTCAACACCCCGCGCCCCTCCTCCCTCcgctccggcgccgccgccgccgctcgcaccACCGCGGGTTCCTTGTCGTCGGACACGACTCCCCTCGCCCCCACCTCCATCCCCCGCGCCAACCTCTCCTCCTCCGGTGCCAAGGCCGGTGTCACCTCCGCCGTCCGAAGCTCCGCGGGCTCGTCGTCATCTACAGATCTCTCCGGGCCCTTCACCTGCAGCTCCGTGGGCTCCTCGTCATCCTCGGATCTCTCCGCGCCCACCACCCGCGACATCGCCTCCATCGCCAAG GAGGTGGGCAAGCGCCTGGACTACGAGGACGACTCCCCCttccccaccgccgcctccctgcaGCAGCCGATGCTCGCGCCCGAGGGCCTTGCCGACCTCGCGCCGCTGCTCGAGCTTCCCGACCCCGACAACGCCTCCTCCACCACCGTCGTCTCCGCCTCTGACGCTGACGTGAAACACGCGATGACCGCCTCAGCTGACTCCACCGTCACCCAG GTTGCGGCGCTTGCCGACGCCGATGGTCCCCTGCTCACGGAGATGGAGGTCGTCCTCGCCGAGGTGAGCGGCGCCCGCGGTCTCAGCCCGCGCTCAAAgcgcctcctcctcgcgctcgttgagGTCGCCGACGCGGAGCTCAATGCCAACCCCACGGCCGCTGTCCTCCACATTCGCCGCGCTGCCTTCTGGAGGAAGGTGCGCGTCGGGATCCTCGCCGCGACGGTCTTTTCCGTCGCCGCGAtcgacgccgcgctggccttcgcgctCTACGGAGCCCGCCGTGGCAACGGCCGGTACCACCACGTGCTGCCCCCTACCTGA